Proteins from one Amycolatopsis benzoatilytica AK 16/65 genomic window:
- a CDS encoding class I SAM-dependent methyltransferase: protein MGAVLTGVAGALAAYRAGDVGRARALAAESGTRLGAELATYWTDGTSGPVYDQPAAFTAFIRGGGNVELYRRLSEGLAARYDSWRPEAVLDVGCGDGLAIEPALAAATFQPSRIDLVEPSAALLSAVEVAGARRFPLTAQDFLGSDGSTWNLVQSTFAMQSIEPAARAEVLSELRSRTDRVVLAEFDVPEHADLASLAQRYERGVAEYGAQASLVAQGFLLPVLLGVAAGEARTNWEHPAAEWARQLEAAGFSSVTVDRLADYWWSPAVLITAS from the coding sequence GTGGGTGCCGTTCTGACCGGGGTGGCCGGCGCGCTGGCGGCCTACCGCGCCGGCGACGTCGGGCGGGCGCGGGCGCTGGCGGCGGAGTCCGGCACCCGGCTGGGGGCCGAGCTGGCGACGTACTGGACGGACGGCACGAGCGGTCCGGTGTACGACCAGCCGGCCGCGTTCACGGCGTTCATCCGCGGCGGCGGCAACGTTGAGTTGTACCGGCGGTTGAGCGAAGGACTCGCTGCGCGGTACGACTCGTGGCGGCCCGAAGCGGTGCTGGATGTGGGATGCGGCGACGGGCTGGCGATCGAACCGGCGCTCGCCGCGGCGACGTTTCAGCCCTCGCGGATCGACTTGGTCGAGCCGTCCGCCGCGCTGCTTTCCGCGGTCGAGGTCGCGGGTGCGCGCCGGTTTCCGCTGACCGCGCAGGACTTTCTGGGCAGCGATGGTTCCACGTGGAACCTGGTGCAGTCGACGTTCGCGATGCAGTCGATCGAACCGGCCGCCCGCGCGGAAGTGCTGAGCGAGCTGCGGTCGCGCACGGATCGGGTGGTGCTGGCCGAATTCGACGTGCCGGAGCACGCGGACCTGGCCTCGCTCGCGCAGCGCTACGAACGCGGCGTCGCCGAGTACGGCGCGCAGGCTTCCCTGGTGGCGCAAGGGTTTCTGCTGCCAGTGCTGCTCGGTGTCGCGGCCGGCGAGGCGCGGACGAACTGGGAACACCCGGCCGCGGAGTGGGCCCGGCAGCTCGAGGCCGCCGGGTTCTCCTCGGTGACGGTGGACCGGCTGGCGGACTACTGGTGGTCGCCCGCCGTGCTGATCACCGCGTCCTAA
- a CDS encoding YqgE/AlgH family protein encodes MGGVPADAEVEPGTLLVAAPTMFDPNFKRTVVFVIDHRAEGTLGVVLNRPSDVPVNDVLPGWGAHVAEPQSVFVGGPVDKKTALCLAALRTGETAASVPGVVAVRGPVALVDLDSDPEALVPKVRGVRVFAGYAGWDSGQLAGEIEREDWVIVPALPSDILAPPSRDLWGQVLRRQGVPLALLATHPGDLQRN; translated from the coding sequence ATGGGTGGCGTGCCAGCGGACGCCGAGGTTGAACCGGGAACGCTCCTGGTCGCCGCACCCACGATGTTCGACCCGAACTTCAAGCGGACCGTGGTGTTCGTGATCGATCACCGGGCGGAGGGGACGCTCGGCGTCGTCTTGAACCGGCCCAGCGATGTGCCCGTCAACGACGTGCTGCCTGGCTGGGGCGCGCATGTCGCGGAGCCGCAGTCCGTCTTCGTCGGCGGGCCGGTCGACAAGAAGACCGCGTTGTGTCTCGCCGCGTTGCGGACCGGTGAGACCGCGGCGAGCGTGCCGGGCGTGGTCGCGGTGCGGGGGCCGGTGGCGTTGGTCGATCTGGACAGCGATCCCGAGGCGCTGGTCCCGAAGGTACGGGGCGTGCGCGTGTTCGCCGGTTACGCCGGCTGGGATTCCGGGCAGCTGGCGGGCGAGATCGAACGCGAGGACTGGGTGATCGTCCCCGCGTTGCCCAGTGACATTCTCGCTCCGCCGAGCCGGGACCTGTGGGGGCAGGTGTTGCGGCGGCAAGGCGTGCCGCTCGCGCTGCTAGCGACCCATCCGGGTGATCTTCAGCGGAACTGA
- a CDS encoding esterase-like activity of phytase family protein, protein MSSSLRHRLLAAAGIVSLSLLVPGAAHAAERPVRLLGERIVPHNLQFQGATVGGLSSVDFDQRTGEYVFISDDRSAINPARFYTAKFPVAAGGVGPVSFTGTHPLLRPSGTPYPPLAKNDPSAPQNEQTIDPEELRVDPWTGHYVWSQEGDRLADGHLIQPSIREAERDGGYVRDLPLPADEKMTPDAGPRRNYVLEGLAYTGYGTLLASEVEAPLLQDGPPPTPTSGALSRITLQARSGPVLAQYAYPQEKLFASPVPAGGFADTGVSSMLAVDQANPAKFLMMERSFVTGVGNKVRIFEIDTTGATNVAHTPSLADAKHVKPVKKRLLVDVSDLPVSTVDNIEGMTWGPALPSGERSLVLVSDNNFSASQVTQLVALAVPSERL, encoded by the coding sequence ATGTCTTCTTCCCTTCGGCACCGGCTGCTCGCCGCCGCCGGGATCGTTTCCTTGTCCTTGCTGGTCCCCGGGGCCGCGCATGCCGCCGAGCGACCGGTCCGGTTGCTCGGCGAGCGGATCGTTCCGCACAACCTGCAGTTCCAGGGCGCGACCGTCGGCGGGTTGTCGTCGGTCGACTTCGACCAGCGCACCGGCGAGTACGTCTTCATCAGCGACGACCGTTCCGCGATCAACCCGGCGCGCTTCTACACCGCGAAGTTCCCGGTCGCCGCCGGCGGAGTGGGGCCGGTCTCTTTCACCGGCACGCATCCGCTGCTGCGTCCGTCCGGCACGCCGTACCCGCCGCTGGCGAAGAACGATCCGTCCGCACCGCAGAACGAGCAGACGATCGATCCCGAAGAACTCCGCGTCGACCCGTGGACCGGGCATTACGTCTGGTCGCAGGAAGGCGACCGGCTCGCCGACGGGCACCTGATCCAGCCGTCGATCCGGGAGGCGGAACGCGACGGCGGCTACGTCCGGGACCTGCCGCTGCCCGCCGACGAGAAGATGACGCCGGACGCGGGACCGCGGCGCAATTACGTGCTCGAAGGGCTCGCTTACACCGGTTACGGAACCTTGCTGGCCAGCGAGGTCGAAGCGCCGCTGCTGCAGGACGGCCCGCCGCCCACGCCGACTTCGGGCGCATTGTCGCGAATCACCCTCCAAGCGCGGTCCGGCCCGGTCCTGGCGCAGTACGCGTACCCGCAGGAGAAGCTGTTCGCCTCCCCGGTTCCAGCCGGCGGGTTCGCGGACACCGGCGTTTCCTCGATGCTCGCGGTGGACCAGGCGAATCCGGCCAAGTTCCTGATGATGGAGCGGTCCTTCGTCACCGGCGTGGGCAACAAGGTGCGGATCTTCGAGATCGACACCACCGGTGCGACGAACGTGGCGCACACCCCGTCGCTGGCTGACGCGAAGCACGTCAAGCCGGTGAAAAAACGGCTGCTGGTGGACGTTTCCGATCTCCCGGTGTCCACTGTGGACAATATTGAGGGGATGACCTGGGGTCCGGCGCTGCCGTCCGGCGAGCGCAGTCTCGTGCTCGTGAGCGACAACAACTTCTCCGCCTCCCAGGTGACCCAGCTGGTCGCTTTGGCGGTCCCGTCGGAACGGCTTTGA
- a CDS encoding MFS transporter: MQVVAERGEAVRLVRQLARDPSFRRLLLTRFAAQWGDGVYRAGLAGAVLFNPERATDPLAIAGGFAALLLPYSLVGPFAGALLDRWDRRRVLMLANLARVVAIVASVVAVAAGVGGLELFSLALVAEGISRFIGSGLSAALPHVVPGEAVVSGNAVAATLGPAIAVVGGGCAIGLRAVFGSGDVGSAETTAFAIAGAVLSAFFAQRFAKGVLGPTVVDEPANPLVAVARGLADGAKHAWRAPSVSAGFVALFAHRAAYGISLLVSVLLMRNYFADDGVFRAGLPGLGQLVGAAGAGILVAGFFAARLIRRFGRDRTVLAALGLSAVAQGALGVPMLLPLALVASFLIMGTGQVLKLCVDSSVQLDVADEARGRVFALYDTLFNITQVAAVSVAAIFVPENGHSPAVLAAATGLYLVGGAGYLLAWRRRGDSLPQTVAGKRG, encoded by the coding sequence GTGCAGGTGGTGGCGGAGCGGGGCGAGGCAGTCCGGCTGGTTCGGCAGTTGGCTCGGGATCCCTCGTTCCGGCGGCTGCTGCTCACGCGGTTCGCCGCGCAGTGGGGAGACGGCGTTTACCGCGCCGGGCTCGCCGGAGCGGTGTTGTTCAATCCGGAGCGGGCTACCGATCCGTTGGCGATCGCGGGCGGGTTCGCGGCTTTGCTGCTGCCGTATTCACTGGTCGGACCGTTCGCTGGAGCGTTGCTTGACCGGTGGGACCGCCGCCGCGTGCTGATGCTCGCCAATCTCGCGCGAGTGGTGGCGATCGTGGCGTCGGTCGTCGCGGTCGCGGCCGGCGTGGGCGGACTGGAACTGTTTTCGCTCGCACTGGTCGCGGAAGGAATCAGCCGGTTCATCGGGTCCGGGTTGTCCGCCGCGCTGCCGCACGTGGTGCCGGGCGAAGCAGTCGTCTCAGGGAACGCGGTGGCGGCCACGTTGGGACCCGCGATCGCGGTCGTCGGCGGCGGGTGCGCGATCGGGTTGCGGGCGGTGTTCGGGTCCGGCGACGTGGGATCCGCGGAGACCACCGCGTTCGCGATAGCGGGGGCGGTGTTGTCAGCGTTCTTCGCGCAGCGGTTCGCGAAGGGAGTGCTCGGGCCGACTGTTGTCGACGAGCCGGCCAACCCGCTGGTCGCGGTGGCGCGCGGGCTGGCGGACGGCGCCAAACACGCGTGGCGAGCGCCCAGCGTCTCGGCCGGGTTCGTCGCGTTGTTCGCGCATCGGGCGGCGTATGGCATTTCGTTGCTGGTCAGCGTATTGCTGATGCGCAACTACTTCGCCGACGACGGCGTGTTCCGCGCCGGGTTGCCCGGACTGGGGCAGTTGGTCGGGGCCGCCGGAGCCGGGATTCTCGTGGCGGGGTTCTTCGCCGCCCGGCTGATCCGGCGATTCGGCCGCGATCGCACGGTGCTGGCCGCGTTAGGCCTTTCCGCGGTCGCGCAAGGCGCGCTCGGAGTGCCGATGCTGCTGCCGCTCGCGCTCGTCGCGTCCTTTCTGATCATGGGAACCGGGCAGGTCCTGAAACTGTGCGTCGACTCCTCCGTCCAGCTCGACGTCGCGGACGAGGCGCGCGGCCGGGTGTTCGCCCTGTACGACACCCTGTTCAACATCACCCAGGTCGCGGCGGTCTCGGTCGCGGCGATCTTCGTGCCGGAAAACGGGCATTCGCCAGCAGTGCTCGCCGCGGCCACCGGGCTGTATCTGGTGGGCGGTGCCGGGTATCTGCTGGCGTGGCGACGGCGCGGCGATTCGCTGCCGCAAACCGTTGCCGGTAAACGTGGGTAG
- a CDS encoding SdpI family protein codes for MFAIALVPIVLGVVVGRGGFLGVRGRLTRAGGAGVRTEASLRSEEAFQLANRVAGIPTLAGGAAAIIAGAAGLAMPTTAGLVAAAIVGLVALVAMVFAGARMGTRAALTVPAPARVPAGCSGCACGSGGCGVLQKSSDAS; via the coding sequence GTGTTCGCTATCGCGCTCGTCCCGATCGTCCTTGGTGTCGTCGTCGGCCGGGGTGGATTCCTCGGCGTCCGAGGACGGTTGACCCGGGCAGGCGGGGCCGGAGTCCGGACCGAAGCCTCGCTGCGCAGCGAAGAGGCGTTCCAGCTCGCCAACCGCGTGGCCGGCATCCCGACGCTGGCCGGCGGGGCCGCCGCGATCATCGCCGGTGCCGCCGGGCTCGCGATGCCGACGACCGCCGGCCTGGTGGCCGCCGCGATCGTCGGACTGGTCGCGCTGGTGGCGATGGTGTTCGCCGGTGCCCGGATGGGCACCCGCGCCGCGCTGACGGTGCCCGCCCCCGCCCGGGTGCCAGCCGGCTGCAGCGGCTGCGCGTGCGGCTCGGGCGGCTGCGGCGTGCTGCAGAAGTCCAGCGACGCGAGCTGA
- a CDS encoding TNT domain-containing protein: MIHVEPSAEPGQHAALVGIGRLIRDGRADPDAPAGVGFAQLGDHFEVQARNTSAGPEIVQRLTSLRAEMYLQGRGTWLQARYVLSPDGSFEFDYFTDGEPPWTTPPGESAYRTELDTFPRDDEHLPDWWRVHVGLPLGVVFQRAWPAADGEAREPIPDDELPLVLQYLEREVEVGGRHRTDGSWIWPVEVTEQLRRHAIAPEPELVAHIRALGFHPPYVEPLVRRTAEADLAGQPRPLPGPDDLCRTAADLAAERETNPDPVLSDPALLTHLGQRLDSFGVWPDTYCLGGREAGKWSIYQSKAGWTVAAPDGREHPFQHLEAAAQHLLGALLLHPARATGGRETALETAREVADWPIQPVPGDPPLTLLRNKRLTRLAEGTVVLRFGEEPGNLVHHPAVRFPTTSLPLERERVTSTFRLRRALHAIAGVTVPWASLPGGAVAYVLPKPIADHESDGSLERIE; the protein is encoded by the coding sequence ATGATTCACGTGGAACCAAGCGCCGAGCCCGGCCAGCACGCCGCACTCGTCGGGATCGGCAGGCTGATCCGGGACGGCCGGGCCGATCCGGACGCGCCGGCCGGCGTCGGATTCGCCCAGCTCGGCGACCATTTCGAGGTCCAGGCGCGGAACACGTCGGCTGGACCGGAAATCGTCCAGCGGCTCACCTCGCTGCGCGCCGAGATGTATCTGCAGGGCCGCGGCACCTGGCTGCAGGCCCGCTACGTGCTGTCCCCGGACGGCTCCTTCGAATTCGACTACTTCACCGACGGCGAACCCCCGTGGACGACGCCGCCCGGCGAATCCGCCTACCGCACCGAGCTCGACACTTTCCCGCGCGACGACGAGCACCTGCCGGACTGGTGGCGCGTGCACGTCGGGCTCCCGCTCGGCGTCGTGTTCCAGCGTGCCTGGCCGGCCGCCGACGGCGAGGCCCGCGAACCGATCCCGGACGACGAACTGCCGCTCGTGCTGCAATACCTCGAACGCGAGGTCGAGGTCGGCGGCCGGCACCGCACCGACGGCAGCTGGATCTGGCCGGTCGAGGTGACCGAACAGCTCCGCAGGCACGCCATCGCACCCGAACCCGAACTGGTCGCGCACATCCGCGCCTTGGGCTTCCACCCGCCGTATGTCGAGCCCCTGGTGCGCCGCACCGCGGAGGCCGACCTCGCCGGGCAACCCCGCCCGCTGCCCGGTCCGGACGACCTCTGCCGGACTGCGGCCGACCTGGCCGCCGAACGGGAAACGAACCCCGACCCGGTCCTGTCCGACCCCGCTCTGCTGACGCACCTCGGCCAGCGGCTCGACTCGTTCGGCGTCTGGCCGGACACCTACTGCCTCGGTGGCCGCGAAGCCGGGAAATGGAGCATCTACCAGTCCAAAGCCGGCTGGACGGTGGCCGCCCCGGACGGCCGCGAGCACCCGTTCCAGCACCTCGAAGCCGCCGCGCAGCACCTGCTCGGCGCATTGCTGCTGCACCCGGCCCGGGCGACCGGCGGCCGGGAGACCGCGCTCGAAACCGCCCGCGAGGTCGCCGACTGGCCGATCCAGCCGGTCCCGGGTGACCCTCCCCTCACGCTGCTGCGTAACAAGAGACTGACCAGGCTGGCGGAAGGTACCGTCGTCCTGCGGTTCGGCGAGGAGCCAGGCAACCTGGTCCACCACCCGGCGGTACGGTTCCCGACGACGTCGCTTCCCCTTGAGCGCGAGCGCGTGACCAGCACTTTTCGCCTCCGAAGAGCACTGCACGCGATCGCCGGGGTGACCGTGCCCTGGGCGAGCCTGCCGGGTGGCGCGGTGGCGTACGTGCTGCCCAAGCCGATCGCGGACCACGAGTCCGACGGAAGCCTGGAGAGGATCGAGTAG
- a CDS encoding TNT domain-containing protein — protein MRYRVESGERPDGLYATLDDRTFAAQRSTTDGTLLLTVVGDEEAPADFDREHEGKPARVVLANEVPATFDLRTYVEYENELFEVAPSDQPNLTLRWTRHDPVRAAQLGLTDFSVTVPGKQLTGLWLTRHDYGKPQAETEGGDEAKLLRGIGRQLRQVSGDWSRVAAQFRQVGDYAELEVRAVGDENGPVSVALPGTPHLTSLFARLRAAMYQPDTGTWFQGTFTLTSEAQFDFDFDANQEPDWRLPPNDGGEPATESYQVDLTRFPRPAEGLPDWLAARAGVPLTVEFRQARPADSHNEGERPVVNRPKVPQDQVRGVLDYLFRAPVVLHRPTPQPDIFAAPGAPPDVPHAFHTDGTWIWPAAVPHYLRKYGVPPEPELVEHIRAAGFRPPVVRELVRASAEADLVGKPRPGRTESDIPDTSALARAIRTGGESARGLRGAETLALLQQRLTEHGVPSSAYKIGADEMPAEGVWTLRRAENGWEVSRPPSAEPVAFANLAEAARFLLGTLLMLPPVPLEESDQPADWPILPLRGEPPLSFYRGKRIVVLPAGTTVVRFGPEIGNLVHENTVRFLETSLAPIRERDRHSYRVQRAIRVLTGITGPWGQQPGGATAYLLPRPIAQHLEQGTLSRLESDEKPG, from the coding sequence GTGCGTTACCGGGTTGAATCGGGAGAACGCCCAGACGGCCTGTACGCGACACTCGACGACCGCACCTTCGCGGCGCAGCGCTCCACCACCGACGGCACGCTGCTGCTGACCGTCGTCGGCGACGAGGAAGCGCCCGCCGATTTCGACCGCGAACACGAGGGCAAACCCGCCCGCGTCGTCCTCGCCAACGAGGTGCCCGCGACGTTCGATCTGCGCACTTACGTCGAATACGAGAACGAACTGTTCGAGGTCGCGCCGAGCGACCAGCCGAACCTGACACTGCGCTGGACCCGGCACGATCCGGTGCGCGCCGCGCAGCTCGGGCTGACCGATTTCTCGGTGACTGTCCCGGGCAAGCAGCTCACCGGCCTGTGGCTGACCCGGCACGACTACGGCAAGCCGCAAGCCGAAACCGAGGGCGGCGACGAGGCCAAGCTGCTGCGCGGGATCGGCCGCCAGCTGCGCCAGGTGTCCGGCGACTGGTCCCGGGTGGCCGCGCAGTTCCGCCAGGTCGGCGACTACGCCGAGCTGGAGGTCCGCGCGGTCGGTGACGAGAACGGCCCGGTTTCGGTGGCTCTGCCCGGCACGCCGCACCTGACCTCGCTGTTCGCCCGCCTGCGCGCCGCGATGTACCAGCCGGACACCGGTACCTGGTTCCAAGGCACCTTCACGCTGACCTCGGAAGCCCAGTTCGATTTCGACTTCGACGCCAACCAGGAACCGGACTGGCGGCTGCCGCCCAACGACGGCGGCGAGCCGGCCACCGAGTCCTACCAGGTCGACCTGACCCGGTTCCCGCGTCCGGCGGAGGGGCTGCCGGACTGGCTCGCCGCGCGGGCCGGGGTGCCGCTGACAGTCGAGTTCCGCCAGGCCCGCCCCGCCGACTCGCACAACGAGGGCGAGCGTCCGGTGGTGAACCGGCCGAAGGTGCCTCAGGACCAGGTCCGCGGGGTGCTCGACTACCTGTTCCGCGCACCAGTCGTCCTGCACCGGCCGACGCCGCAGCCGGACATCTTCGCCGCGCCCGGGGCACCGCCGGACGTGCCGCACGCCTTCCACACCGACGGCACCTGGATCTGGCCCGCCGCGGTACCGCACTACCTGCGCAAGTACGGGGTGCCGCCGGAGCCGGAGCTGGTCGAGCACATCCGCGCCGCCGGGTTCCGGCCGCCGGTGGTGCGCGAGCTGGTCCGGGCGAGCGCCGAAGCGGACCTCGTCGGCAAGCCGCGGCCTGGGCGCACCGAGTCCGATATCCCGGACACCAGCGCGCTGGCCCGTGCGATCCGCACCGGCGGCGAATCGGCCCGGGGGCTGCGCGGGGCCGAGACGCTGGCGTTGTTGCAGCAGCGGCTCACCGAGCACGGCGTGCCGTCGTCGGCGTACAAGATCGGTGCCGACGAGATGCCCGCCGAAGGCGTGTGGACGTTGCGCCGCGCGGAAAACGGCTGGGAGGTCTCGCGTCCGCCGTCGGCGGAACCGGTGGCGTTCGCCAACCTCGCCGAGGCGGCCCGGTTCCTTCTCGGCACGCTGCTGATGCTGCCGCCGGTACCGCTGGAGGAATCCGATCAGCCCGCGGACTGGCCGATTCTGCCGCTGCGCGGCGAACCGCCGTTGTCGTTCTACCGCGGCAAGCGGATCGTCGTGCTGCCGGCCGGCACCACCGTGGTCCGGTTCGGCCCGGAGATCGGGAACCTGGTGCACGAGAACACCGTGCGGTTCCTCGAAACTTCGCTGGCCCCGATCCGCGAACGCGACCGGCACTCCTATCGCGTGCAGCGCGCGATCCGGGTGCTCACCGGGATCACTGGGCCGTGGGGCCAGCAGCCTGGCGGGGCCACCGCGTACCTGCTGCCGCGGCCGATCGCGCAGCACCTGGAGCAGGGCACGCTGTCTCGGCTCGAGTCGGACGAGAAACCCGGTTAG
- a CDS encoding ADP-ribosylglycohydrolase family protein: MEAAEAVDKVGKWLRAVHGPEVSGPGGLRVDRERVLRVPEGWSIPYNTVAFLDDGRPDKELFPAPSVVVREPDGELRQAHPQPGGLSTPVAYPGQESWREVVDPEYAKAGLGELGVPLPAVAGWVKVDDQGHQTGDERENPEYKAGPIRRGYPKPENPLETLLAFASVGWLTREQLLIGLLRCEVFVPFDLKTGATDRFYFSEERNELRVFSSTRHLPPREHAWWRVDLATLAEFEHPPNLVINGGPATFEDVAGAELTAIAKRFPRHEPRIDENGRCPEIEEALEKLAVDTAARIGLDKPVDPPKAAAERARRHGFELTADECRRTVLGRSWLRRLEQPEPSRARPNDLRVNGLVPSWDNHGRIVPRLDTFGKYPEMNLENFRYGWQRVVGAWVGFALGEALGSAVDRMRLDEIVSTYGPDGVRELPLAFDQPGRIGSLTQRLLFLTEAVIRSPHREQPESRDVEKQFPSVVRGALGRWLHTQGAAIENADGFLVKVPELHARRAIDDAELNAYHALVTGDPQAAPLSGPAALIGALPAVLTSAGPGTGFSGGISQVVRDLAGVTHRPDDVAAATYLAWVFEKALTKDSFSYPVWNLSREVLAEHDGPEWGPVRDLVAEAVPFFGEHGLPDLRMPELVGDGHSTLSALGRSFAALSGFENYPEQAMLRAVNHSGRSALTGALTGALLGARVGVPGLPRKWVEQLELHHLIEQVATDALWHFDRHSARNALGDAWVQRYPRH, from the coding sequence GTGGAAGCGGCGGAAGCGGTAGACAAGGTCGGGAAATGGCTGCGCGCCGTGCACGGCCCCGAGGTCTCCGGTCCCGGCGGCCTCCGGGTCGACCGCGAACGCGTGCTGCGCGTCCCCGAGGGCTGGTCGATCCCCTACAACACGGTCGCGTTCCTCGACGACGGCCGCCCGGACAAGGAACTGTTCCCGGCCCCGTCGGTGGTGGTGCGCGAACCGGACGGCGAACTGCGCCAAGCCCACCCGCAACCGGGCGGGCTCAGCACCCCGGTGGCCTACCCGGGACAGGAGAGCTGGCGCGAGGTCGTCGACCCGGAGTACGCGAAGGCCGGGCTCGGGGAACTGGGCGTGCCGCTGCCCGCCGTCGCGGGCTGGGTGAAGGTGGACGACCAGGGCCACCAGACCGGCGACGAACGGGAGAACCCCGAGTACAAGGCCGGTCCGATCCGCCGCGGCTACCCGAAGCCGGAAAACCCGTTGGAGACCCTGCTGGCGTTCGCGAGCGTCGGCTGGCTGACTCGCGAACAGCTGCTGATCGGGTTGCTGCGCTGCGAGGTCTTCGTGCCCTTCGACCTCAAGACCGGCGCGACCGACCGGTTCTACTTCTCCGAAGAGCGCAACGAGCTGCGCGTCTTCAGCTCCACCCGGCACCTGCCGCCCCGCGAGCACGCCTGGTGGCGCGTCGATTTGGCGACCCTCGCCGAGTTCGAGCATCCGCCGAACCTGGTGATCAACGGCGGGCCGGCGACCTTCGAAGACGTCGCGGGGGCCGAGCTGACCGCGATCGCGAAACGGTTCCCCCGGCACGAGCCGCGGATCGACGAGAACGGCCGCTGCCCGGAAATCGAAGAGGCGCTGGAGAAGCTCGCCGTCGACACCGCCGCGCGGATCGGCCTGGACAAGCCGGTCGACCCGCCGAAGGCCGCCGCCGAGCGCGCCCGGCGGCACGGCTTCGAGTTGACCGCCGACGAATGCCGCCGGACCGTGCTCGGCCGATCCTGGCTGCGCCGGCTGGAGCAGCCGGAGCCGAGCCGAGCGCGGCCGAACGACTTGCGTGTCAACGGTCTCGTCCCGTCCTGGGACAACCACGGCCGGATCGTTCCCCGGTTGGACACCTTCGGGAAGTACCCCGAGATGAACCTGGAGAACTTCCGCTACGGCTGGCAGCGCGTCGTCGGCGCGTGGGTCGGCTTCGCGCTGGGCGAGGCGCTCGGCTCCGCGGTCGACCGGATGCGGCTGGACGAGATCGTCTCGACCTATGGCCCGGACGGCGTCCGCGAACTGCCGCTCGCCTTCGACCAGCCGGGCCGGATCGGTTCGCTGACCCAGCGGCTGCTTTTCCTCACCGAAGCCGTCATCCGCAGCCCGCACCGCGAGCAGCCGGAATCGCGCGACGTCGAGAAGCAGTTCCCCAGCGTGGTGCGCGGCGCGCTCGGCCGCTGGCTCCACACGCAGGGCGCGGCGATCGAGAATGCCGACGGCTTCCTGGTGAAGGTGCCAGAACTGCACGCCCGGCGCGCCATCGACGACGCCGAGCTCAACGCGTACCACGCGCTGGTCACCGGGGATCCACAGGCCGCGCCGCTGTCCGGCCCGGCCGCGCTGATCGGCGCGCTGCCCGCGGTGCTCACTTCGGCCGGTCCGGGCACCGGGTTCAGCGGCGGGATCAGCCAGGTCGTGCGCGATCTGGCTGGGGTCACGCACCGGCCGGACGACGTGGCCGCGGCGACCTATCTGGCTTGGGTGTTCGAGAAGGCGCTCACCAAGGACTCGTTCAGCTACCCGGTGTGGAACCTGTCTCGCGAGGTGCTCGCCGAGCACGACGGTCCGGAGTGGGGCCCGGTCCGCGACCTGGTCGCCGAGGCGGTGCCGTTCTTCGGCGAGCACGGCCTGCCGGACCTGCGGATGCCGGAGCTGGTCGGCGACGGGCACAGCACGCTTTCGGCGCTCGGCCGTTCGTTCGCGGCGCTGTCCGGGTTCGAGAACTACCCGGAACAGGCGATGTTGCGCGCGGTCAACCACTCTGGCCGCAGCGCACTCACCGGCGCGCTGACCGGTGCCTTGCTCGGTGCCCGGGTGGGCGTGCCCGGCCTGCCGCGCAAGTGGGTCGAGCAGCTGGAACTGCACCATTTGATCGAACAGGTGGCGACCGACGCGCTCTGGCACTTCGACCGGCATTCGGCGCGCAACGCGCTCGGTGACGCCTGGGTGCAGCGCTACCCACGACACTGA